One window of Hypanus sabinus isolate sHypSab1 chromosome 10, sHypSab1.hap1, whole genome shotgun sequence genomic DNA carries:
- the degs1 gene encoding sphingolipid delta(4)-desaturase DES1, producing the protein MGNRVAREDFEWVYTDQPHTARRLQILAKYPEIKLLMGPDHNLKWIIILMVAVQVLAFYLVKDLEWKWVIFWAYVFGGCINHSITLGIHEISHNAAFGHKYALFNRFFGMFANLPVGLPYSVSFKRYHMDHHRYMGGDGIDVDIPTDFEGWFFCTRLRKFFWVVLQPLFYATRPLCINPKPITHLEIANLVVQLTFNLLIYNLWGAKPIVYMLAGSLLGMGLHPISGHFIAEHYMFLKGHETYSYYGPLNLITFNVGYHNEHHDFPSIPGCRLPQVKKIAAEYYDNLPQYSSWVKVLYDFIMDDTISPYSRIKRTVKDAKQD; encoded by the exons CCAAATATCCTGAGATCAAGTTGTTGATGGGCCCAGATCACAACCTAAAGTGGATCAtcatcctgatggtagcagtgcaAGTTCTGGCCTTCTACCTTGTGAAGGACTTGGAATGGAAGTGGGTGATATTCTGGGCATATGTATTTGGTGGGTGTATAAACCATTCCATCACACTGGGCATCCATGAAATCTCTCACAATGCTGCATTTGGGCACAAGTATGCACTGTTCAACCGCTTTTTTGGGATGTTTGCTAATCTTCCTGTTGGTCTGCCATACTCGGTCTCCTTCAAGAGGTACCACATGGATCATCATCGCTACATGGGTGGAGATGGTATTGATGTTGACATTCCCACAGATTTTGAGGGCTGGTTTTTCTGCACCAGACTAAGGAAGTTTTTCTGGGTTGTCCTGCAGCCACTGTTCTATGCCACGCGCCCACTCTGCATCAACCCCAAGCCCATCACTCACTTGGAGATCGCTAATCTGGTTGTTCAGTTAACCTTCAACCTGCTGATATATAATCTCTGGGGAGCAAAACCAATTGTTTACATGTTggcaggatctcttctgggaatgGGCCTTCATCCAATCTCTGGACACTTCATCGCTGAGCACTACATGTTTCTGAAAGGACATGAAACCTACTCTTATTATGGCCCCCTCAATCTAATCACCTTCAATGTTGGATATCACAATGAACATCATGACTTCCCCAGTATTCCAGGCTGTAGACTTCCTCAG GTGAAGAAGATAGCAGCTGAGTACTATGACAACCTGCCCCAGTATTCTTCCTGGGTGAAAGTGCTCTATGACTTCATCATGGATGATACGATCAGCCCTTACTCTCGGATCAAGAGAACAGTGAAAGATGCAAAACAGGACTAG